One window of the Thalassoroseus pseudoceratinae genome contains the following:
- a CDS encoding TIGR02996 domain-containing protein, whose protein sequence is MHTDNEFFQAVLADPDDLIPRLVYADWLDEQGDPRGEFIRVQCELADMPETNARRRALLTRQSELLHQHKQKWHAEVHRYFDRSVFHERVSKRKKGWIRNWRFGRGLVEHVSIGSEALEHPNELFGVGPLQSLQVHNIPFPTKARMLFRTPQLKQIRHLRIWIGGFLSRDAFVRQIIEMPFVDGLHSLEINGVPYQHLNNGRIWRRFPELENLLPIDTPSQSR, encoded by the coding sequence ATGCACACCGACAACGAATTTTTCCAGGCGGTCTTGGCTGATCCGGACGATTTGATTCCTCGGTTGGTCTACGCGGATTGGCTCGATGAGCAAGGCGATCCGCGGGGCGAGTTCATCCGCGTGCAATGTGAATTAGCCGACATGCCGGAAACGAACGCCCGACGCCGAGCACTTCTCACCCGGCAAAGCGAACTACTGCATCAGCACAAACAGAAGTGGCACGCTGAGGTGCATCGGTATTTCGACCGAAGCGTGTTCCACGAGCGAGTCAGCAAACGCAAGAAAGGTTGGATTCGCAATTGGCGGTTCGGCCGTGGTTTGGTCGAACATGTCTCGATTGGTTCCGAAGCCTTGGAACATCCGAATGAGTTATTCGGAGTCGGACCGTTGCAAAGCCTTCAGGTTCACAACATTCCGTTCCCGACCAAAGCCCGTATGCTCTTCAGGACGCCGCAATTGAAACAGATTCGTCACCTGCGAATTTGGATCGGTGGCTTCTTATCCCGCGATGCGTTCGTTCGCCAAATCATTGAAATGCCGTTTGTTGACGGGCTGCATTCGCTGGAAATCAACGGCGTGCCGTACCAACATCTCAACAATGGGCGTATTTGGCGTCGGTTTCCGGAACTCGAAAACCTATTGCCGATCGATAC
- the bioD gene encoding dethiobiotin synthase has product MTRGLFITGTDTGVGKTFVTTRIAQELQTAGVSVGIYKPACSGVEANEAGEPMWEDVDAHFHALDGVFPRERICPQCFHAPLAPPVAALAEGRCVDADLLRSGADWWRGRVDVLLIEGAGGLLCPMTESTTIADVAADLAFPLLIVARLGLGTINHTLLTVEVARSRGLPITGIVLNDHPPQSDDPATKTNPEEIARRSNVPVFGVVGSGMLESELGLGVDWNAII; this is encoded by the coding sequence ATGACACGCGGTCTTTTTATCACCGGCACGGACACGGGCGTGGGCAAAACCTTCGTGACCACACGGATTGCACAAGAGCTGCAAACGGCGGGTGTGTCTGTCGGCATCTACAAACCGGCGTGCAGTGGAGTGGAGGCAAACGAAGCCGGTGAACCGATGTGGGAAGACGTGGATGCTCACTTTCACGCACTCGACGGCGTGTTTCCACGGGAACGGATTTGTCCGCAATGTTTTCATGCTCCGTTGGCACCGCCGGTCGCGGCTTTGGCGGAAGGGCGTTGTGTGGACGCCGACTTACTGCGATCCGGTGCAGACTGGTGGCGGGGCAGGGTGGATGTGCTGCTCATTGAGGGAGCTGGCGGACTTCTTTGCCCGATGACGGAATCCACGACCATCGCAGATGTAGCGGCCGATTTGGCCTTTCCGCTTCTGATTGTCGCTCGCTTGGGATTGGGGACAATCAATCACACCTTGCTCACAGTCGAGGTAGCGCGGTCGCGGGGGTTGCCGATTACGGGCATCGTGCTGAACGATCATCCCCCACAATCCGACGATCCGGCTACGAAAACCAATCCAGAGGAAATCGCCCGGCGATCCAATGTGCCGGTTTTCGGTGTGGTGGGATCGGGAATGCTTGAGAGCGAACTCGGTCTGGGGGTAGACTGGAACGCAATCATTTAA